In Candidatus Binatia bacterium, the following proteins share a genomic window:
- a CDS encoding DUF1566 domain-containing protein yields the protein MRSVASGLVAIGILFTCGCATEHIPATGQTTSYGAGDDGAVRAGAAQSFTDNHDGTITDNNTGLMWEKKVQGTGGGKRCTDETGVCANPHNADNKLQGTSLGRRCRDETGTCANPHNADNKYTWSAGVCCSQTAYDGTVKTIFLNQLNNRCNHNTAVVCASNADCSALGGACGFAGHRDWRLPNKNELASIIDNGTDSPALNVAFHGANCGPACTDFTNPGCSCDASSGYWSGSTISGLPAVGWGTNTEGGNADVNNKTTNCNARAVRGGF from the coding sequence GTGCGAAGCGTAGCGTCCGGCCTCGTGGCCATCGGCATCCTATTTACGTGCGGTTGCGCGACCGAGCACATCCCGGCTACCGGCCAGACGACGAGCTACGGCGCAGGCGACGACGGCGCGGTGCGCGCCGGTGCAGCGCAGTCATTCACCGACAACCACGACGGCACAATCACCGACAACAACACTGGCTTGATGTGGGAGAAGAAGGTGCAAGGCACCGGCGGCGGCAAACGCTGCACGGATGAGACGGGAGTCTGCGCCAATCCGCATAACGCGGACAATAAGCTACAAGGTACCAGCCTCGGCAGACGCTGCCGGGATGAAACGGGAACCTGCGCGAATCCGCATAACGCGGACAACAAGTATACCTGGTCGGCTGGGGTGTGCTGCTCTCAGACCGCGTACGACGGGACGGTGAAGACGATCTTCCTCAACCAGCTCAACAACCGATGCAACCACAATACCGCGGTGGTTTGCGCCTCCAACGCGGATTGCAGCGCTCTGGGAGGAGCCTGCGGTTTCGCCGGGCATCGCGACTGGCGGCTGCCGAACAAGAACGAGTTAGCGAGTATCATCGACAACGGCACGGACTCGCCGGCACTCAACGTGGCATTCCACGGTGCGAACTGCGGGCCGGCATGTACGGACTTCACGAACCCGGGATGCAGTTGCGACGCTTCGTCGGGCTATTGGTCCGGTTCCACGATCTCGGGCCTTCCGGCCGTCGGATGGGGCACGAACACGGAAGGCGGCAACGCGGACGTCAACAACAAGACGACCAACTGTAACGCTCGTGCTGTCCGCGGTGGTTTTTGA
- a CDS encoding LDL receptor domain-containing protein: MNRALGLICIFSLLLVSDCAGTAHRQRGKSSCRSILKIEEKCGIFSGGTMNCYSQPERQIDDCLLGCMEQATCGQISDYACFGVQTTCTNHCFGGTVFTCDNGEQIDPQLQCDGSDDCADRSDEKGCEIPHYDCSQFIQIKGNEVCDGTVQCADGSDESNCGALDCPINPGTGNDTATATGNDQGN, encoded by the coding sequence ATGAATCGCGCGCTCGGACTGATCTGTATCTTCTCGCTGCTGCTCGTCTCCGACTGTGCCGGCACGGCCCATCGGCAACGGGGCAAGAGCAGCTGCCGCTCCATCCTCAAGATCGAGGAAAAGTGCGGCATTTTCTCGGGCGGGACGATGAACTGCTATTCCCAGCCCGAGCGCCAGATCGACGACTGCCTGCTCGGCTGCATGGAGCAGGCCACCTGCGGCCAGATTTCCGACTACGCGTGTTTCGGCGTCCAAACCACGTGCACCAACCACTGTTTCGGCGGCACGGTGTTCACCTGCGACAACGGCGAACAGATCGATCCCCAGCTCCAGTGTGACGGCAGCGACGACTGCGCCGACCGCTCGGACGAGAAGGGCTGCGAGATCCCGCACTACGACTGCAGCCAGTTCATCCAGATCAAGGGCAACGAGGTCTGTGACGGCACCGTCCAGTGCGCCGACGGCTCGGACGAGAGCAACTGCGGAGCACTGGATTGCCCGATCAATCCCGGCACCGGAAACGATACCGCGACGGCAACCGGCAACGACCAGGGAAACTGA
- a CDS encoding PQQ-dependent sugar dehydrogenase produces MTTLRKRGATWLLVAALALLSWQLFTWGRGVSIAGLMAPGGRANLVVPPGFSATVYAQGLSGPRFLTFGPDGRLYVAESGKNRIVALHDSRGNGVGDEVREFAASVPSPHSVVWHDGKLYAGVPTGVIELEDRDGDGKADRRRVLIDDYATEGHSTRTVLFLNDGRMLVSVGSSCNVCKENDPRRASIVVYDGPGEGKKGERVFARGLRNAVGLAFEPVTGELWATCNGRDWLGDDLPPDTVDIVHEGDDFGWPRCNAGDLVDPDFGGPGSCSGVAQPAIKLQAHSAPLGLAFYTGTKFPPEYRGDLFVAFHGSWNRSVPTGYKVVRVHMQDGKVAGPVEDFATGFANEGATRVFGRPVGLAVGPDGALYVSDDRSGFIYRIAYTRAAKEQ; encoded by the coding sequence GTGACGACGCTGCGAAAAAGGGGAGCAACCTGGCTCCTCGTCGCGGCGCTCGCGTTGCTGTCCTGGCAGCTGTTCACGTGGGGCCGCGGCGTATCGATCGCCGGCCTGATGGCGCCGGGCGGACGTGCCAACCTCGTCGTCCCTCCCGGATTTTCCGCTACCGTTTACGCGCAGGGCCTGTCGGGTCCGCGTTTTCTCACGTTCGGTCCCGACGGGCGCCTTTACGTCGCCGAAAGCGGCAAGAACCGCATCGTCGCGCTGCATGACTCCAGGGGCAACGGCGTCGGCGACGAAGTGCGCGAGTTCGCCGCGTCGGTGCCGTCGCCGCACTCGGTGGTCTGGCACGACGGCAAGCTGTACGCCGGAGTTCCTACCGGCGTCATCGAGCTGGAAGACCGCGACGGCGACGGCAAGGCCGACCGCCGGCGTGTCCTCATCGACGACTATGCGACCGAAGGCCACAGCACGCGCACCGTCCTCTTCCTGAACGACGGGCGCATGCTCGTGTCGGTCGGCTCGAGCTGCAACGTCTGCAAGGAGAACGACCCGAGGCGCGCATCGATCGTCGTCTACGACGGTCCCGGCGAAGGCAAGAAAGGAGAGAGAGTGTTCGCGCGCGGGCTGCGCAACGCCGTCGGCCTGGCATTCGAGCCGGTGACCGGTGAGCTGTGGGCCACCTGCAACGGTCGCGACTGGCTCGGCGACGATCTTCCGCCCGATACCGTCGACATCGTCCACGAAGGCGACGACTTCGGCTGGCCGCGCTGCAACGCGGGCGACCTCGTCGATCCCGACTTCGGCGGGCCCGGCTCGTGCAGCGGCGTCGCGCAGCCGGCGATCAAGCTGCAGGCGCATTCGGCGCCGCTCGGGCTCGCGTTCTATACCGGCACGAAATTTCCGCCCGAATATCGCGGTGACCTGTTCGTAGCGTTCCACGGCTCGTGGAATCGCTCAGTGCCGACCGGCTACAAGGTCGTGCGCGTGCACATGCAGGACGGCAAGGTGGCCGGTCCGGTCGAGGATTTCGCGACGGGATTTGCCAACGAGGGCGCGACCCGGGTATTCGGTCGCCCGGTCGGCCTGGCCGTCGGACCCGACGGCGCGCTTTACGTGAGCGACGACAGATCGGGCTTCATTTACCGGATCGCATATACGCGCGCCGCGAAGGAGCAGTGA
- a CDS encoding DinB family protein: MDACDIYRTQVRYNRWFNARLYEVAAGLTEDERRRELGAYFGSVHRTLNHLILCDCVWLHRCAPGLGEAVPRGADGQELKPAGLDSVLYEDFDLLKRRRTALDAAMQQWVDALSTDDLEREISYRTTKGIAQRHPMWWALTHLFNHQTHHRGQVTTLLFQLGRDPGVTDLLAMMREEAATSGTPA, from the coding sequence ATGGACGCCTGCGACATCTATCGCACCCAGGTCCGCTACAACCGCTGGTTCAACGCCCGGCTTTACGAGGTCGCCGCGGGCCTCACCGAAGACGAGCGCCGTCGCGAGCTCGGGGCTTATTTCGGATCGGTGCATCGCACGCTGAATCATCTCATCCTCTGCGATTGCGTGTGGCTGCATCGCTGTGCTCCCGGCCTGGGCGAGGCCGTTCCTCGCGGGGCCGACGGTCAAGAGCTGAAGCCGGCCGGTCTCGACAGCGTACTCTATGAGGATTTCGACCTGCTGAAGCGCCGTCGCACGGCGCTGGACGCGGCGATGCAGCAGTGGGTGGACGCGCTTTCGACCGACGACCTCGAGCGCGAGATCTCCTACCGCACGACCAAGGGCATCGCGCAACGTCATCCGATGTGGTGGGCACTCACGCACCTGTTCAACCACCAGACCCACCATCGCGGCCAGGTCACGACGCTGCTGTTTCAGCTCGGGCGCGATCCGGGAGTCACCGATCTGCTGGCGATGATGCGTGAAGAAGCCGCCACGAGTGGGACGCCCGCGTGA